CCGACCTGGACATCGCCGGCCTGCGCACCCGGTCGCGTTTTGCCCCTGTCTACCTGATCCGGCAGGAAGGCGAGGTTCGCCAGGTGGTGCTGCCGGTATACGGCAAGGGGCTGTGGTCCACCATGTACGGTTATCTCGCTCTGCAACCCGATTTGCGCACCGTTGCCGGTTTCGGGTTCTACGAGCACGGCGAGACTCCTGGCCTGGGCGGTGAAGTGGACAATCCCCAATGGCTGGCCCAGTGGCCGGGCAAGGTGGTCTTCGACGATAAGGGGGAGGTGCGTATCGAGGTGCTGCGTGGCCAGGTGGATGAGGATTCCGCCAAGGCCCGCTATCAGGTCGATGGTATTTCCGGGGCGACCATGACGACCAAGGGCGTGACCAACCTGCTGCGCTACTGGCTGGGGCCGGATGGTTTCGGTCCCTATCTGGAGCGTTTGCGACAGGAGGGATTCAATGGGTAGGATGGGCAAAACCCTCTTCGGGCCGATTTTCGACAACAATCCCATCGCGCTGCAGATTCTCGGTATCTGTTCGGCCCTGGCGGTGACGACCCGTCTGGAGACGGCCCTGGTCATGTCCCTGGCGGTGACGGCCGTCGTGGCCTTTTCCAGCGCTTCCGTCAGCCTCATCCGCCGGCAGATTCCTGACAGTATCCGCCTTATCGTGCAGATGACCATCATCGCTTCGCTGGTCATCGTGGTCGATCAGTTTCTGCAGGCCTTTCTGCCCGATATCAGCAAGCAGCTCTCCGTCTTTGTCGGCCTCATCATCACCAACTGCATCGTGCTGGGACGCGCCGAGGCCTTTGCCATGAAGAACCCGGTGGGGATGAGTTTTCTCGATGGCATCGGCAACGGCCTGGGCTACAGCCTGGTGCTGCTGCTCGTGGCCTTTCTGCGTGAACTCTTCGGATCGGGTTCCCTCTTCGGGGTGCAGGTCTTCGGTCTGGCTCAGTCGGGCGGCTGGTACGTGACGAATGGGCTCATGCTGCTGCCGCCGAGTGCGTTCTTTATTATCGGCCTGCTCATCTGGGCCTTGCGCACCTGGAAGAAGGATCAGGTGGAGGAGGCGTGATGGAGCACTATCTCAACATATTCATCCGCGCGGTCTTCATCGAGAATATGGCCCTGGCCTTCTTCCTCGGCATGTGCACCTTTCTGGCCGTCTCCAAGAAGGTCGACACCGCCTTAGGTCTGGGGCTGGCCGTGGTTGTCGTGCAGACCA
The sequence above is a segment of the Desulfuromonas sp. KJ2020 genome. Coding sequences within it:
- a CDS encoding Na(+)-translocating NADH-quinone reductase subunit C produces the protein MANDTVGRTFLVAFLVCFVCSLLVSGTTAGLRAKKERDALVRHYGDVLAVTGLMTSTDDVYEFWKAHVDPRLVELATGSYSDAFDPEAFNQERAARDPSLNRTIPADLDIAGLRTRSRFAPVYLIRQEGEVRQVVLPVYGKGLWSTMYGYLALQPDLRTVAGFGFYEHGETPGLGGEVDNPQWLAQWPGKVVFDDKGEVRIEVLRGQVDEDSAKARYQVDGISGATMTTKGVTNLLRYWLGPDGFGPYLERLRQEGFNG
- a CDS encoding NADH:ubiquinone reductase (Na(+)-transporting) subunit D; this translates as MGRMGKTLFGPIFDNNPIALQILGICSALAVTTRLETALVMSLAVTAVVAFSSASVSLIRRQIPDSIRLIVQMTIIASLVIVVDQFLQAFLPDISKQLSVFVGLIITNCIVLGRAEAFAMKNPVGMSFLDGIGNGLGYSLVLLLVAFLRELFGSGSLFGVQVFGLAQSGGWYVTNGLMLLPPSAFFIIGLLIWALRTWKKDQVEEA